In Centropristis striata isolate RG_2023a ecotype Rhode Island chromosome 1, C.striata_1.0, whole genome shotgun sequence, one DNA window encodes the following:
- the pex6 gene encoding peroxisomal ATPase PEX6 → MTQSKMAVQVELFCLQSFPSHLSPLDGLMLRSHLDSVLQNDTDPPTLLFTPQRPQGSGGPGILLRVHPATEEEAAGCGGSESGSRIRLLTSRLFLRLHGLQRLGSTGTVRPLEPLPLHRVVLAARSRQSLRGAGAPHLTAALLELCSPGQWLLARQGDPLLLPRHPGQDEGQYQGQDQGQVQQQLLELLVLDCSPVVQGRITADTSVVLTDCWDWADPPGGAAPNRPPLRLCVSDFAHYADSLGGGRSLLDNRKLLGSGFGGVLQALECRVDVRVVDAHRWLGVGGRRDVDGCVLVSRRLLLRLGLFNHEWVKLWRPGGASRPPDQRLVSVLAVDSLQSPDLQNHDEVGLISATLWFNMTDGDTVPESGCTLRMKRWRSSPVPGSRRSDSFCRSASPPLASELHLQPVASPLYGGPGHCQRLLARHFRTPRLVSQGDILTVPVLKHPDLLEETSEGINRCPVLFFRVQKVCPSADREEEEEEGGGAYLADRLHTSLYMRPSTSSRVPCCFSVDDSSPWSGLSPPGLTRTVEILSGIVLPHLQHSSSLCSCTVLLHGPAGSGKVTVVSAASRRLNLHLLKVDCVSVCADTPAASEVKLSSAFQRAAALQPCVLLLRNLQLLFRARGGAEEDGRVQAALCQLLHSAPSSVVVVATVCRPRELSAGVMAAFVHQVTLESPTEEQRRCILVSLSRDLHLGRDVNLERLAKLTAGFVLGDLRALLVEAGRAACRRLIHTCVGRQEEDLCSSGVTILNQDFTSALETLQDAQSTAIGAPKIPDVRWEDVGGLQQVKKDILDTVQLPLQRPELLSLGLNRTGVLLYGPPGTGKTLLAKAVATECSMTFLSVKGPELINMYVGQSEENIREVFCRARSAAPCVVFFDELDSLAPSRGRSGDSGGVMDRVVSQLLAELDALHSSVGVFVIGATNRPDLLDQSLLRPGRFDKLVYVGINEDRVSQLQVLQAVLRKFQVDSSVDLQQVVERCPNHMTGADLYALCSDAMTAAIKRKISVIDDGLDSEDSPVLVSAEDFSSALENFRPSVSDEELLRYRNIQQKLAAK, encoded by the exons ATGACACAGTCCAAGATGGCGGTGCAGGTGGAGCTGTTTTGTTTACAGAGTTTCCCGTCTCACCTGAGTCCTCTGGACGGTCTCATGCTCAGGTCTCACCTGGACTCAGTGTTGCAGAATGACACGGACCCACCGACCCTCCTCTTCACCCCGCAGCGGCCCCAGGGCTCCGGCGGGCCGGGCATTCTGCTGCGCGTCCACCCGGCCACCGAGGAGGAGGCGGCGGGCTGCGGGGGGTCGGAGTCCGGGAGCCGGATCCGGCTGCTCACCAGCCGCCTCTTCCTGCGCCTCCACGGGCTGCAGCGGCTCGGCAGCACCGGGACTGTGCGGCCTCTGGAGCCGCTCCCCCTGCACAGAGTGGTGCTGGCTGCCCGCAGCAGGCAGAGCCTCCGCGGGGCCGGAGCTCCGCATCTCACTGCCGCACTGCTGGAGCTTTGCAGCCCTGGACAGTGGCTGCTGGCCCGGCAGGGAGACCCGCTGCTGCTGCCCCGACACCCGGGACAGGACGAGGGACAGTACCAGGGACAGGATCAAGGACAG gtgcagcagcagctgttggAACTGCTGGTGTTGGACTGCAGTCCCGTGGTTCAGGGCCGGATCACGGCTGACACCTCCGTGGTTCTGACGGACTGCTGGGACTGGGCGGACCCCCCTGGCGGCGCGGCGCCCAACAGGCCGCCGCTCAGACTGTGCGTGTCAGACTTCGCTCATTACGCGGACAGCCTCGGAGGGGGGCGGTCTCTCCTGGACAACAGGAAGCTGCTGGGCTCAGGGTTCGGCGGCGTCCTGCAGGCGCTGGAGTGCCGGGTGGACGTCCGCGTGGTGGACGCGCATCGCTGGCTCGGGGTCGGAGGTCGCCGGGACGTGGACGGCTGCGTGCTGGTGAGCAGGCGGCTGCTGCTCAGGCTCGGCCTGTTCAACCACGAGTGGGTGAAGCTGTGGAGGCCGGGCGGAGCCAGCAGACCTCCAGACCAGCGGCTGGTCTCCGTGCTGGCGGTGGATTCGCTGCAGAGTCCAGACCTGCAGAACCACGACGAGGTCGGTCTCATATCGGCGACTCTGTGGTTCAACATGACGGATGGAGACACGGTTCCTGAGAGCGGCTGCACGCTGAGGATGAAG agGTGGAGGTCGTCTCCAGTGCCTGGCTCCCGGCGCTCTGACAGCTTCTGCCGCTCGGCGTCTCCGCCGCTGGCCAGCGAGCTCCACCTGCAGCCGGTGGCGTCTCCGCTGTACGGCGGCCCCGGACACTGCCAGCGTCTGCTGGCCCGACACTTCAGGACGCCCAG actggTTTCACAGGGAGACATCCTGACGGTTCCAGTGTTGAAGCATCCTGACCTGCTGGAAGAAACTTCAGAGGGAATCAACAG gtGTCCAGTGCTGTTCTTCAGAGTGCAGAAAGTGTGTCCGTCTgcagacagagaagaagaagaagaagaaggaggaggagcttaCTTGGCCGACAGACTGCACACCTCACTCTAcatg AGACCGTCTACCAGCAGCCGTGTCCCCTGCTGCTTCTCTGTGGACGATTCATCTCCGTGGAGCGGTCTGTCCCCTCCGGGCCTCACCAGGACTGTGGAGATCCTCAGCGGCATCGTCCTCCCTCACCTGCAGCACAG cAGCTCTCTGTGCAGCTGCACCGTCCTCCTCCACGGTCCAGCAGGAAGTGGGAAGGTGACGGTCGTCAGCGCGGCGAGTCGCAGACTGAACCTCCACCTGCTGAAG GTGGACTGTGTAAGCGTGTGCGCTGACACTCCTGCAGCCTCGGAGGTGAAGCTGAGCTCTGCATTTCAGCGGGCCGCTGCCTTGCAGCCGTGCGTCTTGCTGCTCAGGAACCTGCAGCTCCTGTTTAGAGCGCGAGGCGGCGCCGAGGAGGACGGCAGGGTCCAGGCCGCACTTTGCCAGCTGCTTCACAGCGCCCCCTCCAG tgtggtggtggtggccaCTGTGTGCAGACCCAGAGAGCTGTCTGCGGGCGTCATGGCGGCGTTTGTCCACCAGGTGACGTTGGAGAGTCCCACCGAGGAGCAGCGGCGCTGCATTCTGGTCAGCCTGAGCCGAGACCTTCACCTGGGGAGGGACGTCAACCTGGAGAGACTCGCCAAACTCACCGCG GGCTTTGTGTTGGGGGACCTCAGGGCTCTGCTGGTGGAGGCTGGTCGAGCTGCCTGCAGGAGGCTCATTCACACTTG tgttggTCGGCAGGAGGAGGATCTGTGCTCCAGTGGAGTGACCATCCTGAACCAGGACTTCACCTCCGCCCTGGAGACTCTGCAGGACGCCCAGTCCACGGCAATCGGAGCCCCCAAG ATCCCTGACGTGCGTTGGGAGGATGTTGGAGGTCTGCAGCAGGTGAAGAAAGACATCCTGGACACAGTTCAGCTTCCTCTGCAGCGTCCAGAACTCCTGTCCCTGGGTCTGAACCGGACCGGAGTCCTGCTGTACGGACCACCAGGGACTGGGAAGACTCTGCTGGCAAAAGCTGTGGCCACTGAGTGCTCCATGACCTTCCTCAG tgtgaaaGGTCCAGAGCTCATCAACATGTACGTGGGTCAGAGCGAAGAGAACATCAGAGAAG tgttctGCAGAGCGCGCTCAGCAGCTCCATGTGTCGTCTTCTTTGATGAGCTGGACTCTCTGGCTCCCAGCAGGGGGCGCAGTGGGGACTCTGGAGGGGTGATGGACAG AGTTGTGTCTCAGCTGCTGGCAGAGCTCGATGCTCTGCACTCGTCTGTTGGGGTTTTTGTGATCGGAGCCACGAACCGTCCGGACCTGCTGGACCAATCTCTGCTGAGGCCaggcag GTTTGATAAACTGGTCTACGTTGGAATCAACGAGGACAGAGTCTCTCAGCTGCAGGTTCTCCAGGCCGTCCTCAGAAA gttcCAGGTGGACTCGTCTGTGGACCTGCAGCAGGTGGTGGAGCGCTGCCCCAATCACATGACCGGCGCCGACCTGTACGCTCTCTGTTCAGACGCCATGACGGCCGCCATCAAGAGGAAGATCTCGGTCATCGACGATG